A single region of the Polycladomyces zharkentensis genome encodes:
- a CDS encoding response regulator transcription factor, with the protein MRILIADDEKLVRTSLRSMLVELDDSLTIREAENGSRLIEEIKTEVPDLIFVDIRMPKLNGLEAMKIGKSLSPDTQWIILTGYSEFDYAREALRLGAAHYLLKPVSMDELKEVIDSLEATIKEKRIERNRQFEQEMLNLYYGLLPLQEEDHRKPIHYSAAMIYIDSHLEEQEKNARLLTLTKTLREHLPERSGRNALFPLPTGEWTLIAAWENPSSGDWESFWNGVARTVDPFVQPDFAVTVIKGNNCSSRRELLQQLDRIKQCAPLRAVLGVNRTWNQSDLVPYRDDPSVWNISCQLTRLAGHYHERSYLHFAKLATELENSWTDDSLTEEQQHNIIVFLRAVFPFTLDPADDISSWVRTLQAHAENTLLHNEKGKHAAHDLIDKVKNYIDQHYMHQISIGEIAEKLGVTPNYLSTLFHKKTGTTFVKYLTRIRMLKAKELLKDPNIQIQQVAEQVGYYSTRHFTKLFVKFFGCYPSEYRDGSKAR; encoded by the coding sequence ATGAGAATTCTGATTGCCGACGATGAAAAGCTGGTCAGGACAAGTCTAAGAAGCATGTTGGTGGAGTTGGACGATTCCCTCACAATTCGAGAGGCGGAAAACGGCTCCCGGTTGATCGAGGAGATAAAAACAGAGGTGCCGGATCTCATTTTTGTCGATATTCGGATGCCAAAATTGAACGGACTGGAAGCGATGAAGATCGGCAAAAGCCTTTCTCCCGATACGCAGTGGATCATTCTCACCGGCTATTCCGAATTCGACTATGCGCGGGAAGCCCTTCGACTCGGTGCCGCTCATTATCTGTTGAAACCGGTGAGCATGGATGAACTGAAAGAAGTGATCGACTCACTTGAAGCGACCATCAAAGAGAAACGGATCGAACGGAATCGGCAGTTTGAGCAGGAAATGCTCAATCTGTATTACGGTCTGCTCCCACTGCAGGAAGAAGATCATAGAAAACCAATCCATTACTCGGCCGCCATGATCTATATCGACAGTCACTTGGAGGAGCAGGAAAAGAACGCCCGGCTCTTGACATTGACGAAAACATTGCGGGAACATCTGCCGGAGCGGTCGGGAAGGAACGCCCTGTTTCCTCTCCCGACGGGAGAGTGGACACTCATCGCCGCTTGGGAAAACCCGTCATCCGGCGACTGGGAATCGTTTTGGAACGGAGTCGCACGCACAGTCGATCCATTTGTCCAACCCGATTTCGCAGTGACGGTGATCAAGGGCAACAACTGCTCATCACGCCGGGAATTGCTTCAGCAACTGGACCGGATCAAGCAATGCGCCCCGCTTCGTGCCGTATTGGGGGTCAATCGCACCTGGAACCAATCCGACTTGGTGCCGTACCGGGATGATCCGTCTGTTTGGAATATCAGCTGCCAATTGACACGATTGGCCGGTCATTATCACGAAAGATCGTATCTCCATTTTGCCAAATTGGCCACTGAGCTGGAAAACAGTTGGACGGATGATTCCCTGACAGAAGAGCAACAACACAACATCATTGTGTTTCTTCGAGCTGTTTTTCCGTTCACACTCGATCCGGCAGACGATATTTCATCATGGGTACGAACGCTTCAAGCCCATGCCGAAAACACCTTGCTCCACAATGAAAAAGGCAAGCATGCCGCTCACGACCTTATCGATAAAGTGAAAAACTATATTGACCAACATTACATGCATCAAATCAGTATCGGGGAAATCGCCGAAAAACTGGGGGTGACACCCAATTATTTGAGCACCCTGTTTCATAAGAAAACCGGTACGACGTTTGTCAAATACTTGACCCGAATCCGGATGCTCAAAGCGAAAGAATTGCTCAAGGACCCGAACATCCAGATCCAACAGGTGGCCGAACAGGTAGGGTATTACAGCACCCGTCATTTCACCAAACTGTTTGTCAAGTTTTTCGGGTGTTACCCGTCGGAATATCGGGACGGTTCCAAAGCCCGGTGA
- a CDS encoding cache domain-containing sensor histidine kinase, translating into MKVSQSLRSQLLILYLFTIAVPILTISFVMPYYYQFQIVQQTQKLTDNTLNSLSNQIGTYLQDLGRLTIVPYLNDNIIQALKLITHRQYQTADPATQLMVNQTLISTLPNYMENTREEIAGTIIVTLDGSVFANSRYGSATVPRYPFQQQAWYRQAVAADGKVVFISAHRQDYLIDSGVSEVFSVARLIKDPDTQEPLAVMMADADQQILSRLIRQIRFHVHSIAVITDTSGKVLYANKPVPPVMLRQLRRGSTLVEGQRDSYTVVSKTIQPSGWKIHVLLSNNALRSKVSWLYVAGFLFAVGGFILTWLLFSILSRRIVHPFQDMLGAMKQVQQGNLQVRLQPSGDDEIAQLGKAFNHMISRLNELIDREYRAVLSRRNAEYRALQSQIQPHFLYNTLNGLIGLNRLGKQKELENAILSLSSLLRYSLDSRDWVTIAEEFSFLEKYCSLQQMRFQDRVEVLMNCDEEVRHDLIPKLLLQPLIENAFIHGVEPCDHPCRIEVTAKRSRIGARSCLDIAICDTGAGFDGGTEPEKSGIGLANVRERLEISYPGSSFHLESRIGDGTRVRILIPEEEVRRNENSDCRR; encoded by the coding sequence ATGAAGGTTTCACAATCGCTTCGCTCGCAACTGCTGATACTCTATTTGTTTACCATTGCGGTGCCGATTCTCACCATTTCATTCGTGATGCCGTACTACTATCAATTCCAGATCGTACAACAAACACAAAAATTGACTGATAATACGCTCAATTCTCTCAGTAATCAAATCGGCACCTATCTGCAAGATCTGGGGCGACTGACCATCGTCCCCTATTTGAACGACAATATCATACAAGCATTGAAGCTGATCACCCATCGTCAATATCAAACCGCCGATCCTGCCACCCAGCTGATGGTCAATCAGACGCTCATATCCACTCTGCCCAATTATATGGAAAACACGCGGGAAGAAATCGCGGGAACCATCATCGTTACGCTGGATGGTTCCGTGTTCGCCAATTCCCGTTACGGATCGGCAACGGTTCCCCGCTATCCGTTCCAGCAACAGGCATGGTACCGACAAGCCGTCGCCGCAGACGGGAAAGTCGTGTTTATTTCCGCTCATCGGCAAGATTATCTGATTGATTCCGGAGTTTCGGAAGTGTTCAGCGTCGCCCGCCTGATCAAAGATCCCGATACGCAGGAGCCTCTGGCGGTCATGATGGCGGACGCGGATCAACAAATATTGAGCCGGCTGATCCGGCAAATCCGTTTTCATGTCCACTCCATTGCCGTCATCACGGACACGAGCGGAAAGGTACTGTATGCCAACAAGCCGGTTCCCCCTGTTATGCTCAGACAGTTGAGACGGGGAAGTACCCTTGTTGAGGGACAACGTGATTCCTACACGGTCGTGTCAAAAACGATCCAGCCGTCCGGTTGGAAGATCCACGTCTTATTGTCGAACAACGCACTCCGTTCCAAGGTGAGTTGGTTGTATGTGGCCGGTTTCCTCTTTGCCGTCGGCGGGTTTATCCTGACATGGTTGCTTTTCTCCATCCTGTCCCGCAGGATCGTCCATCCGTTTCAAGACATGCTCGGGGCGATGAAACAGGTGCAGCAAGGAAACTTACAAGTCAGACTCCAACCTTCGGGGGATGATGAAATCGCCCAACTGGGGAAAGCGTTCAATCACATGATCAGTCGACTCAACGAACTCATCGACCGGGAATACCGGGCCGTTCTCAGCCGGCGGAATGCGGAATACCGTGCATTGCAGTCCCAGATTCAACCCCATTTTCTGTACAACACGCTCAATGGACTGATTGGCCTCAACCGACTGGGCAAACAAAAAGAGCTGGAAAACGCCATTCTCTCCTTGAGCTCTCTGTTGCGGTACAGTTTGGATTCGAGAGATTGGGTCACCATCGCCGAGGAATTTTCGTTCCTGGAAAAATATTGTTCACTCCAACAAATGCGGTTCCAGGACCGCGTAGAAGTCTTGATGAACTGTGATGAAGAGGTGCGTCATGACCTCATCCCCAAATTGCTGTTGCAACCCTTGATTGAAAACGCTTTTATCCATGGGGTGGAGCCATGTGATCACCCTTGCAGGATTGAGGTAACCGCAAAACGATCACGGATCGGGGCACGATCCTGTTTGGACATTGCCATCTGCGATACCGGTGCGGGTTTTGATGGAGGGACTGAGCCGGAGAAATCGGGAATCGGACTGGCCAACGTTCGGGAGCGTCTCGAAATCAGTTATCCCGGCTCCTCCTTTCATCTGGAAAGTCGGATCGGGGACGGTACCCGTGTACGGATCTTGATTCCCGAAGAGGAGGTGCGACGGAATGAGAATTCTGATTGCCGACGATGA
- a CDS encoding ABC transporter substrate-binding protein yields the protein MKKFLSVALMLLMMTGLTAGCVGGSDADDSGEKKITVYMTVGEEPLKQQLREIGKEFEKKYHTKVEFQFPGNDYENILKVKMAANDLPDVFDTHGWAKIRYGKYLADLRGEPWASKMTDTIRPVLTDEKGKVYALPLNEAKDGIAYNADVLKQYGIAPPQTFDQLMAAADQIKKKSKGQVTPFFFYGAESSSLAQFFDQFATPLLISPKKNEAQALLNNKFDWNKWTYLPQKFLEMHKKGYINKDVLTARSTDLPQLFAQGKVAFAVGGPSFLEQAKQINPKLNAGYMPVPAIVPGDQPSFSGGERYTLGAWKDSKHLKEAKQFIAFVAQPENLKKIAETSKLPPGIKGIEADLGDLTPYYKKYENTRVFPYFDRVYLPNGMWDVMGTLSQELLAGSITPQQYSQRMKEEYHRLRNQLR from the coding sequence ATGAAGAAATTTCTGTCGGTCGCGTTGATGTTGCTCATGATGACGGGATTGACCGCGGGTTGCGTCGGAGGAAGCGATGCGGACGATTCCGGTGAAAAGAAGATCACCGTCTATATGACCGTCGGTGAAGAACCCCTGAAACAACAATTGAGAGAGATCGGGAAAGAATTCGAAAAGAAATACCATACCAAAGTGGAGTTTCAATTTCCCGGAAATGACTACGAGAACATTTTGAAAGTCAAGATGGCGGCCAATGATTTGCCGGATGTGTTTGACACGCATGGTTGGGCCAAAATCCGCTACGGCAAGTATTTGGCGGATTTGCGGGGAGAACCGTGGGCGTCCAAGATGACGGATACGATCCGGCCTGTACTGACTGACGAAAAAGGAAAAGTGTATGCGCTTCCGCTCAACGAAGCCAAAGACGGTATCGCCTACAACGCGGATGTGTTGAAGCAATACGGGATTGCTCCGCCCCAAACGTTTGATCAGCTGATGGCGGCAGCGGATCAGATCAAAAAGAAAAGTAAAGGACAAGTAACACCCTTTTTCTTCTACGGTGCAGAATCGAGTTCACTTGCACAATTCTTCGACCAGTTCGCCACGCCGCTGTTGATCAGTCCGAAGAAGAATGAAGCACAAGCCTTATTGAACAACAAGTTCGACTGGAACAAATGGACATACCTGCCGCAGAAGTTCCTGGAAATGCATAAGAAGGGTTACATCAACAAAGACGTATTAACGGCCAGGAGCACGGATTTGCCGCAATTGTTTGCTCAAGGAAAAGTGGCTTTTGCCGTGGGAGGTCCCTCCTTCCTGGAGCAAGCGAAACAGATCAACCCCAAACTGAATGCGGGATACATGCCGGTACCGGCCATCGTTCCGGGAGATCAACCCTCCTTCTCCGGCGGGGAGCGGTACACGTTGGGCGCATGGAAGGATTCCAAACATTTGAAGGAAGCAAAGCAGTTCATCGCGTTTGTCGCCCAGCCCGAAAACCTGAAAAAAATCGCCGAAACGAGCAAATTGCCACCGGGAATCAAGGGCATTGAGGCCGACTTGGGTGATCTCACCCCATATTATAAAAAATATGAAAATACCCGCGTATTCCCCTACTTTGACCGGGTATATCTGCCCAACGGGATGTGGGATGTCATGGGCACGTTATCACAAGAACTCCTGGCCGGGAGCATCACGCCTCAGCAGTACTCACAAAGAATGAAAGAAGAATATCATCGCCTTCGAAATCAGCTCAGATAA
- a CDS encoding carbohydrate ABC transporter permease encodes MIRRSKKPHPSVWLNLLYVPALVLFVVFILYPFVKGIQVSFTNWDGYSQTFSWIGLDNYRRMLDDPNIGTVIQNTLIYGICSTLFQNIIGLAYALLLDKSIKGRGIVRTIVYLPVIISPLIMGYIWYFFFQLQGGALNDIVQLFGEQPVNFLGDPKWNVWIITFVNTYQYVGIAMVIYMAGLQSISREYYEAAELDGASGWQRFWHITLPLLMPAITVNIVLNLIGGLKLFDVIMALTKGGPGYASQSISTMMYKLYFASQDAGYAVALGNLMFVLISVFSLLALYFLRRREVV; translated from the coding sequence ATGATCAGGCGAAGCAAAAAACCGCACCCGTCCGTTTGGTTAAATCTGCTGTATGTCCCGGCATTGGTGCTGTTTGTGGTGTTTATTCTGTACCCGTTTGTCAAAGGGATTCAGGTTTCCTTCACCAACTGGGACGGGTATTCGCAGACGTTCAGTTGGATCGGGTTGGACAATTATCGACGGATGTTGGATGATCCCAATATCGGAACGGTCATCCAAAATACGTTGATTTACGGGATCTGCAGCACCTTGTTTCAAAACATCATCGGGCTGGCTTATGCCCTGTTGTTGGATAAAAGCATCAAAGGACGGGGAATTGTTCGAACGATCGTCTATTTGCCTGTGATCATCAGCCCCTTGATCATGGGCTATATATGGTATTTCTTTTTCCAACTGCAGGGAGGAGCATTGAACGACATCGTCCAGTTGTTTGGGGAACAACCGGTCAATTTCCTGGGTGATCCGAAATGGAATGTCTGGATCATCACTTTCGTCAACACCTACCAGTATGTGGGGATCGCGATGGTGATCTATATGGCGGGCCTGCAATCGATTTCCAGGGAATATTACGAGGCAGCTGAATTGGATGGCGCCTCCGGATGGCAACGCTTTTGGCATATCACGCTGCCGCTGCTGATGCCTGCGATCACCGTCAATATCGTGTTGAACCTGATCGGGGGATTGAAGCTGTTTGACGTGATCATGGCATTGACCAAAGGCGGCCCCGGTTATGCATCCCAATCCATTTCCACCATGATGTACAAACTGTACTTCGCCAGCCAGGATGCGGGATACGCAGTTGCCTTGGGCAATCTCATGTTTGTCCTGATTTCGGTGTTCAGTTTGTTGGCGCTTTACTTTCTGCGTCGGAGGGAGGTTGTATGA
- a CDS encoding carbohydrate ABC transporter permease, with protein MKGRSNWVYVLLMIWIGAFHILPFYLLFTTSFKPMEDMSSKWALPDTWNLDNFKNAWEQANMGSAFINNLVITAVSVVLVVVLGALASYPLARYRTRLNKWVYNLFVSAMIVPPLTILVPLYKMVADLGGMNTYWAVILLHVTFQLPLAIFLFTGFIQTIPRELEEAAMVDGASRLGLFFRIIFPLLKPITATVMILTGISIWNDYQFSVFFLQSTESQTLTVALSTFFSQYISNVGWVAAGSLLSALPPIVLFLFLQKYFIRGLASGAVKG; from the coding sequence ATGAAAGGCAGAAGCAATTGGGTGTACGTTTTGCTGATGATCTGGATTGGGGCCTTTCATATTCTCCCTTTTTATCTGCTGTTCACCACTTCATTCAAACCGATGGAGGATATGAGTTCCAAGTGGGCGCTCCCCGATACGTGGAATCTGGATAACTTCAAAAATGCCTGGGAGCAGGCTAACATGGGTTCCGCCTTTATCAACAACCTGGTGATCACCGCCGTGTCCGTGGTATTGGTGGTGGTTTTGGGTGCGTTGGCCAGTTATCCGCTTGCACGGTACCGAACACGGCTCAACAAATGGGTGTACAATCTGTTTGTCTCAGCGATGATCGTGCCACCGCTCACGATTCTGGTGCCATTGTACAAGATGGTGGCTGATCTGGGGGGGATGAATACCTATTGGGCGGTCATCCTCCTTCATGTCACCTTCCAACTGCCGCTGGCCATCTTTCTGTTCACCGGGTTCATCCAGACCATTCCGCGGGAATTGGAGGAAGCGGCCATGGTGGACGGAGCAAGCCGGTTGGGATTGTTTTTTCGGATCATTTTCCCTCTGCTCAAGCCCATTACGGCAACTGTGATGATTTTGACGGGAATCTCCATCTGGAATGACTATCAATTCTCGGTATTCTTCCTGCAAAGTACGGAGTCGCAAACTCTGACAGTGGCGCTGTCCACATTTTTCAGCCAATACATCAGCAATGTCGGATGGGTGGCTGCCGGATCATTGTTGAGCGCCTTGCCGCCGATTGTATTGTTCCTCTTTTTGCAAAAATACTTTATTCGCGGACTTGCTTCCGGTGCGGTTAAGGGATAA
- a CDS encoding alpha-galactosidase: MGIRYHAPSRTLHLQAKDTSYVMQIIKDGYLAHLYWGKKIRAEEPTYRIPFKDRSFSANPDPGDRTFSLDVLPQEYPAYGRTDLRSPAYHIQLENGSTITDLRYVSHRIFRGKPKLDGLPSTYVEADDEAETLEVELADSLIGLRVILSYTAYEDRNVITRSVRFVNEGNQDLKLLRALSMSIDFPDAEFNMLQLSGAHCRERHIVKRPLTVGTQSIESRRGASSHQQNPFLALLRQGADEDQGEVYGFSLVYSGNFLAQIEVDQYETARVSMGIHPFDFSWLLKPGESFQTPEAVLVYSSEGLNGMSQTYHKLYRSRLCRGVYRDKVRPILVNNWEATYFDFDADKIEEIARTGQELGIELFVLDDGWFGRRDDDTSSLGDWFVNRRKLPGGLEDLAERIRKLGMEFGLWVEPEMVSPDSDLYRKHPDWCLHVPDRSRSEGRNQLILDFSRQDVCDAVIQMISDILSSAPITYVKWDMNRHMTEIGSAALPPERQRETAHRYMLGLYRVMEELTSAFPHVLFESCSGGGGRFDPGILYYMPQTWTSDNTDAVERLRIQYGTSMVYPPITMGAHVSAVPNHQVHRVTSLQMRGDVAMAGNFGYEMDLTKLTEEEKKLVKQQVALYKEIRPLIQFGDFYRLKNPFEGNEAAWMFVSEDRREAIVFYYRVLAEANAPLRRLRLKGLDPERDYILIGDGQTYGGDELMHLGLAVPDLTGDFQSVIWRWVAKEE, from the coding sequence ATGGGCATTCGTTATCACGCTCCCAGCCGTACCCTTCATCTGCAAGCCAAAGATACGAGTTATGTGATGCAAATCATCAAAGACGGCTATCTGGCCCACCTGTACTGGGGAAAGAAAATCCGCGCGGAAGAGCCGACGTATCGGATTCCCTTCAAGGATCGGTCGTTTTCCGCCAATCCGGACCCCGGTGACCGGACGTTTTCACTGGATGTATTGCCTCAGGAATACCCCGCATACGGCCGGACCGATCTGCGCTCGCCGGCTTATCACATTCAGTTGGAGAACGGTTCGACCATCACCGATTTACGCTATGTCTCCCATCGGATTTTTCGCGGCAAGCCAAAACTGGACGGACTGCCGTCCACTTATGTGGAAGCGGACGATGAAGCCGAAACGTTGGAAGTGGAACTGGCTGATTCATTGATCGGCTTGAGGGTAATCCTTTCCTATACCGCCTATGAAGACCGGAATGTGATCACCCGCTCTGTGCGTTTTGTCAACGAAGGGAATCAGGATTTGAAACTGCTGCGGGCGCTCAGCATGAGCATCGATTTCCCTGATGCCGAATTCAACATGCTGCAGTTGTCGGGGGCGCATTGCCGGGAACGGCATATCGTCAAACGGCCGCTCACCGTGGGCACGCAGTCCATTGAAAGCCGGCGGGGTGCCAGCAGTCATCAGCAGAACCCGTTTCTCGCCCTGCTGCGACAGGGAGCAGACGAGGACCAAGGGGAAGTGTACGGTTTCAGCCTGGTCTACAGCGGCAATTTCCTCGCCCAAATCGAGGTGGATCAATATGAAACGGCCCGCGTGTCGATGGGGATTCATCCGTTCGATTTTTCCTGGTTGCTGAAGCCGGGTGAATCCTTCCAGACACCCGAGGCGGTGCTTGTCTATTCTTCCGAAGGGTTAAACGGCATGTCCCAAACCTACCACAAATTGTACCGCAGCCGTCTTTGCCGCGGTGTCTACCGGGACAAAGTCCGCCCGATCCTGGTGAACAACTGGGAAGCCACTTACTTCGATTTCGACGCCGACAAGATTGAAGAAATCGCCCGCACCGGACAGGAACTGGGGATCGAGCTGTTCGTATTGGATGACGGTTGGTTCGGCAGACGGGATGATGACACGTCCTCGTTGGGTGACTGGTTTGTGAACCGGAGAAAACTGCCGGGCGGGTTGGAAGATTTGGCGGAACGTATCCGGAAGCTGGGTATGGAATTTGGCCTGTGGGTGGAACCGGAAATGGTCTCCCCGGACAGCGACCTGTACCGGAAGCATCCGGACTGGTGTCTGCATGTGCCGGATCGGTCCCGTTCCGAGGGAAGAAATCAGCTCATCCTCGATTTCTCACGCCAAGACGTGTGTGATGCGGTGATCCAAATGATTTCCGACATCCTGTCGTCGGCGCCGATCACCTATGTGAAGTGGGATATGAACCGGCATATGACCGAAATCGGTTCGGCGGCACTTCCTCCGGAGCGACAGCGGGAAACGGCCCACCGGTACATGCTGGGGCTCTATCGCGTGATGGAGGAACTCACCTCCGCGTTTCCGCATGTGCTGTTTGAAAGCTGTTCGGGAGGCGGCGGCCGCTTTGATCCAGGCATCCTGTACTACATGCCTCAGACCTGGACCAGCGACAACACGGATGCCGTGGAACGTTTGCGTATCCAGTACGGAACCAGTATGGTCTATCCGCCGATCACCATGGGAGCTCACGTGTCCGCTGTACCCAACCATCAAGTGCACCGCGTCACCTCGTTGCAGATGCGCGGGGATGTCGCGATGGCCGGCAACTTTGGGTATGAGATGGACCTGACGAAGCTGACGGAAGAAGAAAAGAAGCTGGTCAAGCAACAGGTGGCCCTGTACAAAGAAATCCGGCCCCTGATCCAGTTCGGTGATTTTTATCGGCTGAAAAACCCCTTTGAAGGCAACGAAGCGGCATGGATGTTTGTTTCCGAAGACCGGCGGGAGGCGATCGTCTTTTACTACCGGGTGTTGGCGGAGGCCAATGCTCCCCTGAGGCGATTGCGACTGAAAGGGTTGGACCCCGAACGCGACTACATTTTGATCGGAGACGGACAAACATACGGAGGGGACGAATTGATGCATCTGGGGCTGGCCGTCCCGGACTTGACGGGGGATTTCCAAAGCGTGATCTGGAGATGGGTGGCGAAAGAGGAATAG
- a CDS encoding MerR family transcriptional regulator, producing the protein MEYTVQKLARLAGVSTRTLRYYDEIGILKPARINSSGYRIYGQAEVNRLQQILFYKELGVSLDVIKEIVTSPSYDGAKALREHREQLLAKRKRLDVLIANVEKTIASMEGRIIMTDQEKFEGFKQQMIDENEAKYGKEIREKYGDDVVNRSNEKLKNMTKEEYEEVTRLADEVLATLAEAFENGDPASDIAQKTAELHKQWLMYFWGEYSKEAHANLAQMYVDDERFKAYYEKQPGMTEFLRDAIHIYTGVTK; encoded by the coding sequence ATGGAATACACCGTGCAGAAGCTGGCCCGTCTGGCAGGAGTCAGTACCAGAACGCTTCGGTATTATGATGAGATCGGGATTTTGAAGCCGGCAAGAATCAACTCGTCTGGATACCGGATCTATGGTCAGGCGGAAGTCAACCGTTTACAGCAAATCCTGTTTTACAAGGAATTGGGGGTCAGTCTCGATGTGATAAAAGAAATCGTCACTTCCCCTTCCTATGACGGGGCCAAAGCGCTTCGGGAACACCGTGAACAACTCCTGGCCAAAAGAAAGCGGTTGGATGTTTTGATCGCCAATGTGGAAAAAACAATTGCTTCAATGGAAGGGAGAATCATCATGACCGATCAAGAGAAGTTTGAAGGTTTCAAGCAGCAGATGATTGACGAGAACGAGGCGAAGTACGGGAAAGAAATCCGTGAGAAATATGGCGATGATGTCGTGAACCGATCCAATGAAAAACTGAAGAACATGACGAAAGAAGAGTATGAAGAGGTTACCCGACTGGCGGATGAAGTGCTGGCGACACTTGCCGAAGCGTTTGAAAATGGGGACCCTGCCAGCGACATTGCGCAAAAAACCGCTGAGTTGCATAAGCAGTGGCTGATGTATTTCTGGGGCGAATACAGCAAAGAAGCGCATGCCAACCTTGCCCAAATGTATGTGGATGACGAACGGTTCAAGGCATACTACGAAAAGCAGCCCGGTATGACCGAATTCCTGAGAGACGCGATTCACATCTATACAGGCGTTACGAAATAG
- a CDS encoding permease prefix domain 1-containing protein, producing MLNNKNNNDTKIKTYIDNLFSGVGESQQLFDLKEELATNMKEKIADYQSRGMDDEQAFKEAVISMGDLSGLVDEMRKVGQDMAKQSVYSTMTARISTAGIVAGVLLVLFGLLTSAMLYFMNLPALEVSGAGIFIVAGGALLTYSTLTRETRKKYGMNKIRAALYALSIGLILFSLFVGITTRFSTGETYTAISSFMVFFLAGFGLFLFLILTGTDRRKEKT from the coding sequence ATGTTGAACAATAAAAATAATAATGATACAAAAATAAAAACATATATTGACAATCTATTTTCGGGGGTTGGAGAAAGTCAACAGCTTTTTGACTTAAAGGAAGAACTTGCCACGAACATGAAAGAAAAAATTGCAGATTATCAATCCCGAGGTATGGATGATGAACAAGCTTTTAAAGAGGCTGTCATTTCAATGGGTGATTTGAGTGGTCTGGTGGATGAAATGCGCAAAGTTGGACAGGATATGGCGAAGCAATCGGTTTATTCCACGATGACAGCACGTATTTCAACTGCCGGAATCGTTGCTGGAGTCTTACTTGTATTGTTTGGGTTGCTCACATCGGCAATGTTGTATTTCATGAACCTGCCTGCACTGGAGGTTTCGGGCGCCGGTATCTTCATCGTTGCAGGTGGTGCGTTATTGACTTACAGTACATTGACAAGAGAAACACGCAAAAAATACGGGATGAATAAAATACGCGCTGCACTCTATGCGTTGTCCATCGGATTGATCCTTTTCAGTCTGTTTGTAGGGATCACCACACGTTTCTCCACCGGTGAAACTTATACTGCAATTTCTTCGTTCATGGTGTTCTTCTTGGCAGGTTTCGGATTGTTTTTATTTCTTATACTGACGGGAACTGATCGACGGAAGGAGAAAACCTGA
- a CDS encoding PadR family transcriptional regulator, which translates to MNSTISTDLIRGHTDTVILNILRQGDSYGYEIYKKIIKLSGNRYELKEATLYTAFRRLEQEGYIVSYWGDETQGGRRKYYRITDKGKEHYDQRKKEWNFAKEVLDQLIKGGLNDVEQ; encoded by the coding sequence ATGAACAGCACAATTTCAACGGACCTGATCCGTGGTCATACCGACACGGTCATTTTAAACATCCTTCGCCAAGGTGATAGCTACGGATACGAAATCTACAAAAAAATCATCAAGCTAAGCGGTAACCGGTATGAATTAAAGGAAGCAACCCTGTATACAGCTTTTCGTCGATTGGAGCAAGAGGGTTACATCGTCTCCTATTGGGGGGATGAAACGCAGGGAGGCAGACGCAAATATTATCGCATTACCGATAAGGGTAAAGAACACTACGATCAACGCAAAAAAGAATGGAACTTCGCAAAAGAGGTTTTGGATCAATTGATAAAAGGAGGTCTCAATGATGTTGAACAATAA